AAGCGCTCTTGCACGCAATTACGCTTCCATCAGATCCCTTCACTTGTAACTGAGCCGGGCACACTTTGTTAACATCGGCAGGGCAAGTTGAGGCCTTACACTCGCCGGTGCCACCTTGTGGAGCCACGGCCATGGGCAAGTTGAAGCCGTCAACAAGACTAACGTCGTAGAAATCTTGACCCCCGTTCGAAGCAATAGTGATTTCTACTAATGTAGCTGGCGGAGCTGCGCCGTTACCGTTGCATGAGACTTGGCCAGAGCCACAATCTGCTGTGGCACAAGTGAACTTTCCTGACGCGTCCGTGGAGCACCTGGTTCGGCCAAAGAAGCGACCGGACCATGGGGACGGAGCGTCCACAGAGCGGCTAATTCCGGTTGCTAACTCGAACCCAGTGAGTGATAATTGAGGTTTTTGGTCACCGGTTAGTGTTCCTGGCCAGACAGTGTAGGAACATTTGTTTGTGAAAGTGATTTTAGCTGCATGTGCACCTGCATATTCAAGAACGTGATCATAAGAATACAGATTACAGAGacaattgtaaaaataaactGTTGATCGATATCTGATCGACTaacaaaaattgtaaaatattatacctGAGAAGAAGAGGATGGCCAAGGTGGTGAGGCCGAGGAGAGCTGCTTGgctcttcatcatcatcatggaAATGTCTTAATTGGCTAGCTGTTGCTGATAAACTTAATTAACTTGTAACTTGGTGAGGAGGATGATGATAAACTTGGGTGCGAGGGGGCGCTTTATATAGGGCTTGTAGCGTGCCTAACTTTTGAACTTTTCTTGCTATTTTGATTACGGGTCTAAGCTGCCATGGTAACACGTAAACAGGACCCTAAGGAAACTaacaaattaatcataatatTTGGTCCTAGATATCGTCATTGACCGCGATGTAGTTCCCTGTTTACATTAtcccaaaaaatatatattacagaaaaatcaaattcaatctagaaaaattaaagtcaTCATATGAGCCTGTAATTAAGTGTTGAATAAGTGAAatggaaaaatatatatttacaaaGGTTAACTTAGTCACAGACTCACATATAAACTGAAAACATGATAACTATTAGATAGTCTCTAGTCACGTGTTtacattaataaaaaaagtaactAAAAGATCTTTTAGAGGCGAATAGGGTCTAGTCCAATAGAAAATGACATTGACTTGCAGACGAGTGGTATCACGTTCGGAtcccatgaagaaaaaaacaaaaacgtcTAGAGAGATTTGGATTAAACCCAAACATTAGATTATAGGTCATCAACActaaactatttttatttaatgagtatttcaaacctttaattaatgctaaatattttttattttttaatagagatggaccaattaaaaaaaagttataccATTTATGACTCCCTAAACTAGAGAGAATGATTGTGGATGCTTCTAGTCACAGACTCACATGTAAACGGAAACGTGATTATTATTAGATGGTCTATAATTACATgtatacaaattaataaagaaGTAACTAAAAGATGTTTTAGAGGCCAATAAAGTTTAGCCTAgtaaaaaatgacattaacTTGCATTCGAGTGGTGTAACACTGAAATCCccgtagaaaaaaaaaacaaaaacaaaaacttctAGAGAGACTTTGTTTAAACCCACACATTTTGATGATAGGTCATCAACACTAGGGAACGGGTCATAAACGCTTAGTCCCTGTTTACATATCATAGGTTTATTTGTAACAGCTGGTACTTTGAATATTGGCACTAGTACATATTACTTgccaacattaaaaataaaaaaaataaaaaataaaagtactaGATATTAATTTAGATAATGAAACCCAAGAAATGTCAAAGTAGCAATACTGGGAGAATTGGAAGACGGCCAACCACATCAAATTAAAACGTCGATTAAGAACATTCGTGATTTTGAGAAACAGTCCATACACAACTAGGCGCGCGCCACGTAACCATTTTCATAGCGTGATTGATGGGGCGGGCTGCCGTGAAGGAGGAGAAGATGCTGGAAGCTGAGTACAATTAATGAGGGAGAAAAGTAAAACAAGGAAGGAAAACTAGTATTTcccttcaaatttttatttttattttttattttatgacatCCCAAGTAACCTTTATTGTCAGCTTCAATTTTCCTCGTCCCATCCATTCATaggattttttgtttgtttatcttttatttcGAACTGATTATGCTTACGTAAAATTACTTCGAAGGATAAGTACAATGACAGTTTAATACGTGtctaaaagttttttttttgttttttatattttatgaattattttgaCACGTATATCAAACGTAATTTCCAAATATCTTCTTCCAGAAAAGACCATTTCCAAAAccattatttt
This is a stretch of genomic DNA from Prunus dulcis unplaced genomic scaffold, ALMONDv2, whole genome shotgun sequence. It encodes these proteins:
- the LOC117612988 gene encoding thaumatin-like protein 1, with protein sequence MMMMKSQAALLGLTTLAILFFSGAHAAKITFTNKCSYTVWPGTLTGDQKPQLSLTGFELATGISRSVDAPSPWSGRFFGRTRCSTDASGKFTCATADCGSGQVSCNGNGAAPPATLVEITIASNGGQDFYDVSLVDGFNLPMAVAPQGGTGECKASTCPADVNKVCPAQLQVKGSDGSVIACKSACLAFNQPQYCCTPPNDKPETCPPTDYSKIFKTQCPQAYSYAYDDKSSTFTCSASPDYLITFCP